One window of Mucilaginibacter inviolabilis genomic DNA carries:
- a CDS encoding SDR family oxidoreductase: MMILVTGATGHLGNATIESLLNKGIPAHEIAALVRDENKATHLKDKGVQIKIGQYNDYDSLKNAFRGVDKLLLISSNEMVDRLVQHKNVINAAKANGVKHIVYTGIDIKSFEETAIPYVSHIHRDTADYLQEVGIPYTLLNDTLYADVIPLFLGDKVSESGIFFPAGDGKTPFVARTEMAEAAAVVLTTPGHENKAYAMAADTTYSFEDIAQILSDVTGKSIKYHKPDTETYINELVKAGVPRENASFLAGFGTAIANGEFDTHRSDLEKLLGRKASGLKEFLAATYGV; the protein is encoded by the coding sequence ATGATGATTTTAGTTACAGGTGCAACAGGACATTTAGGAAATGCGACAATCGAATCGCTCTTAAACAAAGGTATTCCGGCTCATGAAATTGCCGCTTTAGTTAGAGATGAAAACAAGGCAACTCATTTAAAAGATAAAGGCGTGCAAATAAAGATCGGTCAGTATAATGATTACGACTCGCTTAAAAACGCTTTTCGGGGTGTAGACAAGCTATTGCTTATTTCTTCCAACGAAATGGTGGATCGACTTGTTCAGCATAAAAACGTTATCAATGCCGCTAAAGCGAATGGCGTTAAGCATATAGTTTATACGGGCATAGATATTAAAAGCTTTGAAGAAACCGCTATTCCGTACGTTAGTCATATTCATCGCGACACGGCCGATTATCTTCAGGAAGTTGGTATTCCTTACACGCTATTAAACGATACGCTTTATGCTGATGTGATCCCTTTGTTTTTAGGCGACAAGGTTTCCGAAAGCGGTATTTTTTTCCCTGCCGGGGATGGTAAAACGCCTTTTGTTGCCCGGACAGAGATGGCAGAGGCTGCGGCAGTTGTACTAACAACTCCGGGACACGAAAACAAAGCATATGCCATGGCTGCCGATACAACCTATTCATTTGAAGATATTGCACAGATACTTTCAGACGTTACAGGTAAAAGTATCAAATATCATAAGCCCGATACAGAAACTTATATTAATGAATTGGTAAAGGCGGGAGTTCCCCGGGAAAATGCTTCTTTCCTTGCAGGATTCGGAACAGCAATAGCCAACGGAGAGTTTGATACCCATCGAAGCGATCTGGAAAAGTTATTAGGAAGAAAAGCATCAGGATTAAAAGAGTTCCTGGCTGCCACTTATGGAGTTTAA
- a CDS encoding winged helix-turn-helix transcriptional regulator, with protein sequence MDNKAENNPCPFTATIALIGGRWKTIIIYLLLDHTRRFGEIAARMPSISRKVLTEQLKELESDGLISRKQYKEIPPRVEYSLTELGQSLKPILSDMAVWGQEKLLDTV encoded by the coding sequence ATGGATAATAAAGCAGAAAATAACCCCTGCCCATTTACGGCAACCATCGCTTTAATTGGGGGAAGATGGAAAACAATAATCATCTATTTACTTTTAGATCATACCCGGCGCTTTGGTGAAATAGCAGCACGAATGCCTTCTATTTCAAGAAAAGTGCTAACCGAACAACTGAAAGAGCTGGAAAGTGACGGACTAATTAGCCGGAAGCAATACAAAGAAATCCCACCACGTGTAGAATATTCACTAACAGAGTTGGGCCAAAGCCTTAAGCCGATATTATCTGATATGGCAGTCTGGGGCCAGGAAAAGTTATTAGATACGGTGTAA
- a CDS encoding DUF1772 domain-containing protein: MVITHLLFVTALFVLMLVCGVFWGLYFALSRSYQVFTPAELAKMARTIIANLEVPMRNISLLCLALMGLAIAFYPNKSSWGLWAMIGSLLLIICSLVITTAIEVPINNQVVTWTNEKKPANWEQLRSRWQYYNVLRTVMALISFVLFTTALIIA, from the coding sequence ATGGTTATCACTCATTTACTTTTTGTTACGGCTTTATTTGTCCTGATGTTGGTTTGCGGTGTTTTCTGGGGCCTTTATTTTGCCCTGAGCCGTTCTTACCAGGTATTTACCCCAGCTGAACTGGCAAAAATGGCGCGCACTATCATAGCCAATCTCGAAGTACCGATGCGCAATATTTCGCTGCTTTGTCTCGCCCTAATGGGTCTGGCTATTGCTTTTTATCCAAACAAAAGCAGCTGGGGACTTTGGGCAATGATTGGCTCCCTTTTACTGATCATCTGTTCGCTCGTGATCACTACAGCTATCGAAGTACCCATAAATAACCAGGTAGTAACCTGGACAAATGAAAAAAAACCAGCCAATTGGGAACAACTGCGCAGCCGCTGGCAATATTATAATGTACTGCGAACCGTTATGGCGTTAATCAGTTTTGTTTTATTTACTACTGCTTTGATTATCGCTTAA
- a CDS encoding LLM class flavin-dependent oxidoreductase produces the protein MEIGIDSFASAMYGSKELSSVDAMEQLLDRIAFADEVGLDVFGIGEHHKKEFLDSATAVILAAAAARTKNIKLTSAVTVLSAADPVRVYQSFATLDLISKGRAEMVVGRGSSVEAYPLFGFNLDDYDALFKEKLDLLLKVRDNEFITWSGKFRAPLNNRPVYPRALQEKLPIWLGVGGTPESFARAGTLGLPLMVAVIGGETHRFRPLIDLYREAGKRAGFTPDQLKVGLHSPGYVAATNEQAIADYYPGYAELWTKLGRERGWPPVTKAQFDSLVAPKGVLVVGGPEQVAEKLLRHSEALGGVDRFTFQMDNAGLTHTQLMSSIELIGKKVIPLVNAV, from the coding sequence ATGGAAATAGGAATAGATAGCTTCGCTTCGGCGATGTATGGCAGTAAGGAATTGAGCAGCGTTGATGCCATGGAACAATTGCTTGACCGCATCGCATTTGCCGATGAGGTTGGCCTGGATGTGTTCGGTATCGGCGAGCATCATAAAAAGGAGTTCCTGGATTCGGCAACAGCGGTGATCCTGGCTGCTGCTGCCGCGCGAACCAAAAACATTAAATTAACCAGCGCGGTAACAGTACTGAGTGCTGCCGATCCGGTACGGGTATACCAGAGTTTTGCTACATTAGACCTCATATCCAAGGGTCGCGCCGAAATGGTTGTTGGCCGCGGATCATCTGTTGAAGCCTATCCCCTGTTTGGTTTTAACCTGGACGATTACGACGCGTTATTCAAAGAAAAGCTGGACTTATTGCTCAAAGTGCGCGATAATGAGTTTATTACCTGGTCTGGCAAATTCCGTGCGCCTTTAAATAACCGGCCCGTATATCCAAGAGCTTTACAGGAAAAACTGCCCATTTGGCTGGGCGTTGGCGGCACACCGGAATCATTTGCCCGTGCCGGAACATTGGGATTACCCTTGATGGTAGCCGTGATAGGCGGCGAAACACACCGGTTCCGTCCACTGATAGATCTGTATCGCGAAGCCGGCAAAAGAGCAGGCTTTACACCCGATCAATTAAAAGTTGGGCTGCACTCGCCTGGCTATGTGGCAGCAACCAATGAACAGGCCATTGCCGATTATTACCCCGGTTATGCCGAACTTTGGACAAAACTAGGCCGGGAACGCGGTTGGCCGCCGGTAACCAAAGCGCAGTTTGACAGCCTTGTAGCCCCAAAAGGTGTACTGGTAGTGGGCGGACCAGAACAGGTAGCCGAAAAGCTATTACGTCATAGCGAAGCGCTGGGCGGCGTGGATCGTTTTACTTTCCAAATGGATAATGCCGGTTTAACGCATACCCAATTAATGAGCTCCATTGAACTGATTGGTAAAAAAGTTATCCCGCTGGTGAACGCAGTATAA
- a CDS encoding cysteine hydrolase family protein, with protein MKTLTNTNPALILIDIQQGFDNIPYWGGERNNPDAEANARKLLDYWRANKLPLFHIQHCSANPNSMLAEGNPGNAHKEIVKPLPGEPVIKKSVNSSFIDTDLQQRLDAAGIDTVVIVGLTTEHCVSTTARMAGNLGYNTFVVANATAAFAKTGINGEYYDAETIHLTALAQINEEFATVLNTAEVINALKKSDDFL; from the coding sequence ATGAAAACATTAACAAATACCAACCCGGCGCTGATACTGATTGATATACAGCAGGGTTTTGACAATATCCCTTACTGGGGCGGCGAACGCAATAACCCCGATGCCGAAGCAAATGCCCGTAAACTGCTCGATTACTGGCGGGCAAATAAGCTGCCGCTCTTTCACATTCAGCATTGCTCCGCCAACCCTAATTCTATGCTGGCCGAAGGTAATCCCGGCAATGCGCACAAAGAAATTGTAAAACCTTTGCCCGGCGAGCCGGTGATCAAAAAATCGGTGAACAGTTCGTTTATCGATACTGATCTGCAACAACGGCTGGATGCTGCCGGCATTGATACCGTAGTTATCGTGGGCCTCACCACCGAACATTGTGTATCAACCACAGCAAGAATGGCCGGCAATTTGGGCTACAACACTTTTGTGGTAGCCAATGCAACAGCGGCATTCGCCAAAACAGGCATCAATGGTGAATATTATGATGCCGAAACCATTCATTTAACAGCCCTGGCGCAAATAAACGAGGAGTTTGCTACCGTATTAAATACCGCCGAGGTAATCAACGCTTTAAAAAAAAGCGACGACTTTCTTTAG
- a CDS encoding helix-turn-helix transcriptional regulator: MIQIPKDLLEHHVHMRMRFCDMYGIVIDKKQPFSCDDTLQTMHCLEVVLTGSIDVWYGGHVQHLGAGDIQFRRRGNYQIFPSDDYTSMLIFMENEFVDYFIESHVPEFRQEKLTDDLPPFVFKTSEFIKANIAQAIQHIAHPQDYSRCIVKFVTHQVLLQILSNDSSKTFVSFLKHLVSENKIDLAYFMEQNFNRQLSLPDMAKLTGRSVSAFKKEFTERFNTTPVKWQINRRLEYAAYQLKNSNHPVSAIAYSSGFENISHFSKVYKQKFGAPPSCARNQQILS; encoded by the coding sequence ATGATACAAATTCCAAAGGATCTGCTTGAACATCACGTGCATATGAGGATGCGCTTTTGTGATATGTATGGTATTGTTATTGATAAAAAGCAGCCTTTCAGCTGTGATGATACCTTACAAACGATGCATTGCCTCGAGGTGGTTTTAACCGGATCTATTGATGTTTGGTATGGCGGGCATGTACAGCATCTTGGTGCAGGCGATATCCAATTCAGGAGGAGAGGGAATTATCAGATATTTCCATCTGACGATTATACCAGCATGCTCATTTTTATGGAAAATGAGTTTGTGGATTACTTTATAGAAAGTCATGTGCCGGAATTCAGGCAGGAAAAACTGACTGATGACCTGCCGCCCTTCGTTTTTAAAACATCCGAATTTATAAAAGCCAACATTGCGCAGGCTATTCAGCATATTGCACATCCGCAGGATTATTCACGCTGTATTGTGAAATTTGTTACGCACCAGGTATTGCTTCAAATTTTGTCGAACGATAGCTCCAAAACCTTTGTTTCGTTTTTAAAACACCTGGTGAGCGAAAATAAAATTGACCTGGCCTATTTTATGGAACAAAACTTTAACCGGCAGCTTTCCTTACCCGATATGGCTAAACTGACCGGGCGAAGTGTAAGCGCCTTTAAAAAGGAATTTACCGAACGTTTTAATACCACACCGGTAAAATGGCAGATCAACCGGCGGCTGGAATATGCGGCATATCAGCTCAAAAACTCCAATCATCCGGTATCCGCGATAGCTTATAGCAGCGGGTTCGAGAATATTTCGCATTTTTCAAAAGTGTATAAGCAAAAGTTTGGCGCTCCGCCCAGTTGCGCGCGTAACCAACAGATATTATCATAA
- a CDS encoding pyridoxal phosphate-dependent decarboxylase family protein encodes MEDLINKAFKPETFRSEAHQLVELLATELEKAHTAPQKKATINWESPAEQLAYWQNDFNSPLINNPQGLFRSVISRSVNLHSRGYIGHQTATTLPVTALTSALISFFNNGMAVYEMGMAGNAMEKVVTAHMAARFGFGEDASGIVTSGGTLGNLTALLAARAAMPNVLGKPEYGQLAIMVSEEAHYSIERAVRIMGLPPENIIKIPVNNRFQMRADTLEHYYQEAAAKGKKVFCIVGCACSTSIGAYDDLDAIGSFAQKHNIWFHVDGAHGTPVVFSPVYSHLLKGIEKADSVMVDFHKMMMAPSLSTAVLFKSARQAGKTFLQKAEYLWQDQQADEWYNSGKQTFECTKPMTILHTYTIMRLYGDQLYQQHIEKLYGMAAEFARMVQQHENFELACEPQSNIVCFRLKAGAESNELNRDVLQRLIEDGRFYIVGTTIKQEFYLRITLMNPLTQTDDLEQLLSVIEDLAMSDAVMG; translated from the coding sequence ATGGAAGATCTGATCAACAAAGCATTTAAGCCCGAAACTTTCCGGAGCGAGGCACACCAATTAGTGGAGCTATTAGCTACTGAGCTCGAAAAAGCGCATACCGCCCCTCAAAAAAAAGCTACCATCAACTGGGAAAGCCCGGCAGAGCAGCTGGCTTACTGGCAAAACGATTTTAATTCGCCTTTAATTAATAACCCTCAGGGGCTTTTCCGTTCGGTAATATCGCGGTCGGTTAATTTGCATAGTCGCGGTTATATCGGGCACCAAACAGCAACAACCTTGCCTGTAACGGCTTTAACATCGGCATTGATTTCCTTTTTTAATAACGGCATGGCTGTTTATGAAATGGGTATGGCCGGTAATGCGATGGAAAAAGTAGTCACTGCGCATATGGCTGCCAGATTTGGTTTTGGCGAGGATGCATCGGGCATTGTTACTTCAGGCGGTACCTTGGGTAACTTGACGGCCTTGTTGGCTGCTCGCGCCGCTATGCCTAATGTATTAGGTAAGCCCGAGTACGGGCAGTTAGCCATTATGGTATCCGAAGAAGCACATTACAGTATTGAACGCGCCGTAAGAATTATGGGCTTACCTCCCGAAAATATCATCAAAATACCGGTTAACAACCGTTTCCAGATGCGTGCGGATACGCTGGAGCATTATTATCAAGAGGCCGCGGCAAAAGGCAAAAAGGTATTCTGTATTGTTGGCTGCGCCTGTTCCACTTCTATTGGAGCTTACGACGATCTGGATGCTATTGGTTCATTTGCACAAAAACATAATATTTGGTTTCATGTAGATGGTGCGCATGGCACCCCGGTTGTTTTTTCACCGGTTTATAGCCATCTGCTCAAAGGGATCGAAAAGGCTGATTCTGTAATGGTTGATTTTCATAAAATGATGATGGCGCCCTCCTTATCAACGGCCGTGTTATTTAAATCGGCCAGGCAGGCTGGTAAAACCTTCCTACAAAAGGCCGAATATCTGTGGCAGGATCAGCAGGCCGATGAATGGTATAACTCGGGCAAGCAAACCTTTGAATGCACCAAGCCTATGACCATTTTACATACCTATACCATTATGCGGCTTTATGGCGATCAATTGTACCAACAGCATATTGAAAAATTGTATGGCATGGCTGCAGAATTTGCCCGTATGGTACAGCAGCACGAAAATTTTGAGCTGGCCTGCGAACCTCAAAGTAATATTGTTTGTTTCCGACTGAAAGCAGGTGCCGAATCTAACGAACTGAACCGTGATGTGCTGCAGCGTTTGATAGAAGATGGTCGCTTTTATATAGTAGGTACCACCATTAAACAGGAGTTTTACCTGCGGATAACGCTCATGAACCCGCTTACTCAAACGGACGACCTGGAACAATTGCTCAGTGTAATTGAAGATCTGGCGATGAGTGACGCAGTGATGGGATAA
- a CDS encoding LysR substrate-binding domain-containing protein, translated as MDINVLKNFLVLAETLHFTKSSDKAFIAQPALSRQIKQLEESLNAQLFKRDRRNVELTPAGKYFKTEMERLVNQFDHAAKRTAQLHQGEAGEIRIGYTYSVMQSFLPGMIRHINEILPDIHTVLLEINNKQQAIDLKNKEIDIGFSTNPVISDDLKSKVLLRDNFAVVLPLDHPVSPENFEDLSVFANDRFILPPRSEGSLYVGTVESIFIEAGFLPNIVHKTPFASTGIRLVEAGLGITVEPMSSLRNYPGIIKYIELKDTLQKAELTMLWHPELETDMPRVIDLLMNFGI; from the coding sequence ATGGATATTAATGTGCTCAAGAATTTCCTGGTACTGGCCGAAACATTGCATTTCACCAAATCATCTGATAAAGCATTTATTGCTCAACCTGCGCTGAGCCGGCAGATTAAACAGTTGGAAGAATCATTAAATGCGCAATTATTTAAGCGCGACAGGCGCAATGTGGAGCTTACGCCCGCCGGTAAATATTTTAAAACCGAAATGGAGCGACTGGTAAATCAGTTTGACCATGCAGCCAAACGTACTGCCCAACTGCATCAAGGCGAAGCCGGCGAGATCAGAATAGGTTATACTTATTCTGTTATGCAAAGTTTTTTACCGGGAATGATCAGGCATATCAATGAAATTTTGCCCGATATTCATACCGTATTGCTGGAGATAAACAATAAGCAACAAGCTATCGACCTGAAAAATAAAGAAATTGATATCGGCTTTTCTACCAACCCGGTTATTAGTGATGATTTAAAAAGCAAGGTATTACTGCGGGATAATTTCGCGGTGGTGCTGCCGCTCGATCACCCGGTGAGCCCGGAAAATTTCGAGGATTTATCTGTATTTGCCAATGACCGTTTTATTTTGCCGCCACGCTCTGAGGGATCATTGTATGTGGGCACTGTAGAATCTATTTTTATTGAAGCCGGTTTTTTACCCAACATTGTTCACAAAACGCCTTTTGCCAGTACTGGCATCCGCCTGGTTGAGGCTGGACTGGGCATTACTGTCGAACCTATGTCGAGCCTGCGCAACTATCCGGGCATTATTAAATACATTGAATTAAAAGATACCCTCCAAAAGGCCGAACTCACCATGCTCTGGCACCCCGAACTGGAAACAGACATGCCCCGGGTAATTGACCTGTTGATGAATTTTGGCATATAG
- a CDS encoding TlpA disulfide reductase family protein, with protein sequence MTRLSGTAIGVFLLLFIVRANAQDNKQGFQIKGTIKGVDSGVVRMLAIGGGLNAVDSATITNGKFTFRGKTGSSNIRAFTVVPGNWIFRGIVEDTLLTFEIDTAGAMHQRKGNKDYPMIWQIKQTGSKMGDVYARYEDETGPTYFITLFKQLNAATGASDIAAIRAKLDSVRQAMGPKQKAWIENYIHQYPTSVAGIFIFKELYEQALSRSPSGYLQSVLVQFSGAAKASAYYKDLADLTGNLKNNEANTVAPDFTLEKRDKTKFTLSTTRGGYTMIDFWASWCVPCRAAIPNWKKVYAKYHPKGFNMVSVSIDDSWKNWLPALDKEKMPWVQVIDERSSKYSKGKVSELFPSPTIPFYVLLDKEGKVLLASGDEEAMNKKLAEVLP encoded by the coding sequence ATGACCAGACTATCAGGTACAGCTATTGGCGTTTTCTTATTATTGTTTATTGTGCGGGCCAATGCCCAGGATAACAAACAGGGCTTCCAGATTAAGGGCACTATAAAAGGTGTAGACTCGGGTGTAGTGCGTATGCTTGCTATTGGGGGTGGGCTCAATGCGGTAGATAGTGCTACTATTACCAATGGGAAATTTACTTTTCGGGGAAAAACCGGCTCGTCTAATATCAGGGCATTTACGGTTGTTCCAGGGAACTGGATATTTCGGGGTATTGTGGAGGATACGTTGCTGACATTTGAAATAGACACCGCAGGGGCCATGCATCAGCGTAAAGGTAACAAAGATTATCCGATGATATGGCAAATTAAACAAACAGGATCGAAGATGGGGGATGTTTATGCCAGGTATGAGGATGAAACAGGCCCGACTTACTTCATAACTCTTTTTAAGCAACTTAACGCGGCTACCGGCGCATCGGATATTGCAGCTATACGTGCCAAATTGGATTCTGTTCGCCAGGCGATGGGGCCAAAGCAAAAAGCATGGATCGAAAATTATATCCATCAATATCCCACATCAGTGGCTGGGATTTTTATATTTAAGGAGCTTTATGAGCAAGCATTATCCAGAAGCCCATCTGGTTATTTACAGTCGGTTCTTGTTCAATTTTCAGGTGCGGCAAAAGCTTCTGCCTATTATAAGGATCTGGCAGATCTGACAGGAAATTTAAAAAATAACGAAGCTAATACCGTTGCTCCCGATTTTACGCTGGAAAAAAGGGATAAAACAAAATTCACGCTTTCCACAACACGAGGTGGATATACCATGATAGATTTTTGGGCAAGCTGGTGCGTGCCTTGCAGAGCCGCCATCCCTAACTGGAAAAAAGTATATGCCAAATACCATCCAAAAGGATTTAATATGGTAAGTGTATCCATTGACGATTCCTGGAAGAATTGGCTGCCCGCTTTGGATAAAGAAAAAATGCCATGGGTGCAGGTGATAGATGAACGTTCTTCGAAGTATTCAAAAGGAAAAGTGAGCGAGTTATTTCCAAGCCCAACTATCCCTTTTTATGTGCTGTTGGATAAAGAAGGAAAAGTGCTTTTGGCATCGGGTGATGAAGAGGCCATGAATAAAAAACTAGCAGAAGTGTTACCATAA
- a CDS encoding energy transducer TonB, protein MSIAKFDLYNAEWLDLVFDHRNKEYGAYDLRKNYGRTMSKAIGLSFIAVAVLVVASFVFRVKPQEVVKMIPVDITPTLVKPPVEAKPKPAEPAAKPAAPVKPAAPIQTTAFTTPHIVPTDPPVDPPVIKDIHGAIGSETIKGPAGGDNVTAKTETGTGTGTAPADNEVRNIGDGGLEVMPEPVGGAAAWAKFLQKNLRFPGVAQEQGVSGRVIMSFIIEKDGSLSNIKVERGAGYGFDEEALRVLKLAKAWKPGIQNGQPVRVRYNIPMSFQLSEQ, encoded by the coding sequence ATGAGTATTGCCAAATTTGATTTGTACAACGCCGAGTGGCTCGACCTTGTATTTGACCATCGTAACAAAGAGTACGGTGCTTATGATCTGAGAAAGAATTATGGCCGCACCATGAGCAAAGCCATTGGGCTTAGCTTTATTGCTGTTGCTGTTTTGGTAGTGGCAAGTTTTGTATTCAGGGTAAAACCTCAGGAAGTGGTTAAAATGATACCGGTGGATATCACTCCAACTTTGGTGAAACCTCCTGTAGAAGCGAAGCCTAAACCTGCTGAACCTGCGGCAAAACCTGCGGCTCCAGTAAAACCTGCTGCACCCATACAAACAACAGCATTTACAACTCCGCATATTGTTCCAACAGATCCTCCGGTTGATCCTCCTGTGATTAAAGATATTCATGGAGCTATAGGTTCCGAAACAATTAAAGGACCGGCTGGTGGTGATAATGTCACTGCCAAAACTGAAACTGGGACTGGCACCGGCACGGCGCCTGCTGATAATGAAGTACGTAATATTGGGGATGGCGGTCTTGAAGTAATGCCCGAACCAGTAGGTGGCGCGGCGGCCTGGGCTAAATTCTTGCAAAAGAACCTTCGTTTTCCGGGCGTGGCCCAGGAGCAGGGCGTATCAGGCAGGGTGATCATGAGTTTTATTATTGAGAAAGACGGCTCTTTGTCCAATATAAAAGTTGAGCGTGGCGCAGGGTATGGGTTTGATGAAGAAGCCCTGCGCGTGCTCAAGCTGGCCAAAGCCTGGAAGCCTGGTATCCAGAACGGTCAGCCGGTGCGGGTACGGTACAATATCCCTATGAGTTTTCAGCTAAGTGAACAATAG